A genomic window from Gossypium hirsutum isolate 1008001.06 chromosome D10, Gossypium_hirsutum_v2.1, whole genome shotgun sequence includes:
- the LOC107935409 gene encoding malonyl-CoA decarboxylase, mitochondrial isoform X2, whose protein sequence is MEHGKETLNHQRSFEVVRESMHSVISMNKTEVGDSVLNEFLEGYCSLSFENRRKLLLTLAKEYDLNRAQVRELIKQYLGLQPPGSEAQSGGVADEGFLSTFYRIERNLRHSLKPVYETLFERLNTHPEGLKFLTIIRADILSILTEGNIASLRALDSYLKEKLTTWLSPAALELHQITWDDPASLLEKIVFYEAVHPISNLIDLKRRLGVGRRCFGYFHSAIPREPLIFIEVALLKNIAETIQEVLWDNPPIAESEATCALFYSISSTQPGLAGINLGKFLIKRVITLVKIDMPHISVFATLSPIPGFMQWLLSKLASQSKLAKAEDISLSPADRSGLTFYENILEPEEERALIDSSGDLASGKSGMEIMLNLLTPTTHEWTNSDKLLSALKPPLMRLCARYLLQEKKRGKALDSVANFHLQNGAMVQRINWMADQSEKGLNQSAGIMVNYVYRPENIEEYAQLYFSKGHIHSSYDVKRYIQPVLENESKDSLL, encoded by the exons AtggaacatggaaaagaaacgcTCAATCATCAAAG ATCATTTGAGGTTGTACGAGAATCAATGCACTCCGTGATATCAATGAATAAAACTGAAGTTGGTGATTCTGTACTTAATGAGTTTTTGGAG GGTTATTGTAGCCTTTCTTTTGAGAACCGTAGGAAATTATTGCTCACACTTGCCAAAGAGTATGATCTCAACAGGGCACAAGTTCGTGAGCTCATAAAACAATATCTCGGACTTCAGCCACCTG GGAGTGAAGCTCAATCAGGAGGAGTCGCAGATGAAGGCTTTCTTTCAACTTTCTATCGCATAGAGAGAAATTTGAGACATTCCCTTAAACCAGTGTATGAAACTCTATTTGAGAGACTTAACACGCACCCTGAAGGGCTGAAGTTTTTGACCATCATCCGGGCTGATATATTATCCATTCTCAC AGAAGGAAATATTGCTTCATTGCGAGCATTGGATTCTTATCTGAAGGAGAAGCTTACAACTTGGCTTAGTCCTGCTGCTTTAGAGCTCCATCAGATTACATGGGATGATCCTGCTTCTTTGCTAGAGAAAATAGTATTTTATGAG GCAGTGCATCCAATCAGTAATCTTATTGATCTTAAGAGAAGACTGGGAGTTGGTCGTCGTTGTTTCGGATATTTTCATTCAGCCATACCTC GTGAACCTCTTATTTTTATTGAAGTTGCACTTTTGAAGAATATAGCAGAGACAATACAG GAAGTTTTGTGGGATAATCCTCCAATTGCTGAAAGTGAGGCAACTTGTGCATTATTTTACTCGATATCATCAACTCAG CCTGGCTTGGCCGGAATCAACCTAGGAAAGTTTCTTATCAAACGTGTTATAACGTTGGTGAAAATAGATATGCCACATATCTCT GTGTTTGCTACGCTTAGCCCTATCCCGGGATTCATGCAATGGCTTCTTTCCAAGTTGGCATCTCAATCGAAACTTGCCAAAGCCGAGGACATATCACTCTCACCTGCTGATAGATCCGGATTAACTTTTTATGAGAATATACTTGAACCAGAAGAAGAAAGAGCACTAATAGACTCATCGGG GGATCTTGCTTCTGGAAAAAGTGGCATGGAAATAATGTTGAACTTGCTAACGCCGACAACTCATGAGTGGACTAATTCAGATAAACTGCTTTCAGCATTAAAACCGCCTCTAATGCGACTATGTGCCAG GTACCTTCTGcaagagaaaaagagaggaaaagctCTAGATTCTGTTGCAAACTTCCATTTGCAGAACGGAGCG ATGGTTCAAAGAATAAACTGGATGGCTGACCAATCGGAAAAAGGCTTAAATCAAAGTGCTGGTATCATGGTGAACTATGTCTACAG GCCCGAGAATATTGAGGAATATGCTCAGTTATATTTCAGCAAAGGACATATCCACTCTTCCTATGATGTGAAACGTTACATTCAG CCGGTATTGGAAAACGAATCCAAGGATAGCTTATTATGA
- the LOC107935397 gene encoding pyrophosphate--fructose 6-phosphate 1-phosphotransferase subunit beta, whose amino-acid sequence MYSSLNTNGNAAAFETGPVSGRFAAVYSEVQNSRIDHALPLPSVLRNPFKVVEGPPSSAAGNPDEIAKLFPNLFGQPSAMLVPNEADSLRSDLKLKIGVVLSGGQAPGGHNVISGIFDYLQDRAKGSILYGFRGGPAGIMKCKYIELNADYIYPYRNQGGFDMICSGRDKIETPEQFKQAEETAVKLDLDGLVVIGGDDSNTNACLLAENFRCKNLKTRVVGCPKTIDGDLKCKEVPTSFGFDTACKIYAEMIGNVMIDARSTGKYYHFVRLMGRAASHITLECALQTQPNITIIGEEVAAKKQTLKNVTDYMVDVICKRAELGYNYGVILIPEGLIDFIPEVQQLIAELNEILAHDVVDEDGIWKKKLTNQSLKLFEFLPQAIQEQLMLERDPHGNVQVAKIETEKMLIQMVETELEKRKQEGSYKGHFKGQSHFFGYEGRCGLPTNFDASYCYALGYGAAALLHSGKTGLISSVGNLGAPVEEWTVGGTALTSLMDVERRHGKFKPVIKKAMVELEGAPFKKFASVREDWALKNCYISPGPIQFVGPSSNAVSHTLLLELGAQA is encoded by the exons ATGTATTCCTCATTGAATACTAACGGCAACGCTGCAGCCTTTGAAACAGGGCCGGTTTCGGGACGTTTCGCCGCCGTTTACAGTGAAGTCCAGAACAGTCGTATCGACCACGCTCTTCCTCTACCTTCCGTTCTTAGAAATCCTTTCAAAGTCGTCGAAGGTCCTCCTAGCTCCGCCGCCGGCAACCCTG ATGAGATTGCGAAGCTGTTTCCGAATCTATTCGGACAACCGTCGGCAATGTTGGTGCCGAACGAAGCGGATTCTCTCCGATCCGACCTGAAGTTGAAGATCGGCGTCGTTTTGTCTGGAGGACAGGCACCTGGAGGTCACAATGTGATTTCTGGAATTTTCG ATTACTTGCAAGATCGCGCCAAAGGTAGCATTTTGTATGGATTTAGAGGAGGCCCTGCTGGGATCATGAAATGCAAATACATTGAATTGAATGCTGATTATATTTACCCTTACAGAAATCAG GGTGGCTTTGATATGATCTGTAGTGGGAGAGACAAGATCGAAACTCCCGAGCAG TTTAAGCAAGCTGAAGAAACAGCAGTGAAGCTCGACTTGGACGGGCTTGTGGTTATTGGTGGGGATGACTCGAACACGAACGCTTGCCTCCTTGCTGAAAACTTCAG GTGTAAAAACTTGAAAACTCGAGTGGTTGGATGCCCAAAAACAATCGACGGTGATTTGAAATGCAAAGAGGTTCCAACTAGTTTCGGATTCGATACTGCCTGCAAG ATATATGCAGAAATGATTGGCAACGTCATGATTGACGCACGGTCAACTGGAAAATATTATCACT TTGTGCGGCTCATGGGACGTGCAGCTTCGCATATTACTTTGGAGTGTGCTTTGCAGACTCAACCTAACATTACCATTATCGGAGAAGAG GTTGCTGCCAAGAAGCAGACGCTTAAAAATGTTACGGACTACATGGTCGATGTCATTTGCAAACGTGCTGAACTCGGTTACAACTATGGTGTTATTCTCATACCTGAAGGTCTTATTGACTTTATTCCCGAG GTCCAGCAGCTTATCGCCGAACTAAACGAGATTCTGGCACATGATGTTGTCGATGAAGATGGGATATGGAAAAAGAAACTTACCAACCAATCTCTAAAGCTTTTCGAGTTCTTACCTCAAGCAATTCAAGAACAATTGATGCTCGAAAGAGATCCTCATGGAAACGTTCAG GTCGCTAAAATCGAAACGGAGAAAATGTTGATTCAAATGGTTGAAACAGAATTGGAGAAGAGGAAGCAAGAAGGATCTTATAAGGGCCATTTTAAAGGACAATCACACTTTTTTGG ATATGAAGGAAGATGTGGTTTGCCAACTAACTTTGATGCCTCCTATTGCTATGCTTTGGGCTACGGCGCCGCAGCTCTCCTCCACAGTGGAAAAACTGGGTTGATATCATCG GTAGGAAACTTGGGAGCCCCGGTTGAAGAATGGACTGTCGGAGGGACTGCTCTTACATCGTTAATGGATGTCGAGAGGAGGCATG GTAAATTCAAACCTGTTATCAAGAAGGCAATGGTAGAGCTTGAAG GTGCTCCATTCAAGAAATTTGCTTCCGTGAGGGAGGATTGGGCACTTAAGAACTGCTACATTAGTCCTG GTCCCATTCAATTTGTTGGACCATCTTCCAATGCTGTTAGCCACACTCTTCTCCTTGAACTTGGTGCTCAAGCTTAG
- the LOC107935409 gene encoding malonyl-CoA decarboxylase, mitochondrial isoform X1, with amino-acid sequence MNKKALAILMRARMRPNHLTNFALSPISNELNQILSNSHGNRSGENGEHHAMEHGKETLNHQRSFEVVRESMHSVISMNKTEVGDSVLNEFLEGYCSLSFENRRKLLLTLAKEYDLNRAQVRELIKQYLGLQPPGSEAQSGGVADEGFLSTFYRIERNLRHSLKPVYETLFERLNTHPEGLKFLTIIRADILSILTEGNIASLRALDSYLKEKLTTWLSPAALELHQITWDDPASLLEKIVFYEAVHPISNLIDLKRRLGVGRRCFGYFHSAIPREPLIFIEVALLKNIAETIQEVLWDNPPIAESEATCALFYSISSTQPGLAGINLGKFLIKRVITLVKIDMPHISVFATLSPIPGFMQWLLSKLASQSKLAKAEDISLSPADRSGLTFYENILEPEEERALIDSSGDLASGKSGMEIMLNLLTPTTHEWTNSDKLLSALKPPLMRLCARYLLQEKKRGKALDSVANFHLQNGAMVQRINWMADQSEKGLNQSAGIMVNYVYRPENIEEYAQLYFSKGHIHSSYDVKRYIQPVLENESKDSLL; translated from the exons ATGAATAAGAAAGCACTGGCCATTTTGATGCGAGCTAGAATGAGACCTAATCATCTCACCAACTTCGCCCTTTCTCCCATTTCc AATGAGTTGAATCAAATTCTGTCAAATTCTCATGGAAACCGATCCGGTGAAAACGGGGAGCATCATGCCAtggaacatggaaaagaaacgcTCAATCATCAAAG ATCATTTGAGGTTGTACGAGAATCAATGCACTCCGTGATATCAATGAATAAAACTGAAGTTGGTGATTCTGTACTTAATGAGTTTTTGGAG GGTTATTGTAGCCTTTCTTTTGAGAACCGTAGGAAATTATTGCTCACACTTGCCAAAGAGTATGATCTCAACAGGGCACAAGTTCGTGAGCTCATAAAACAATATCTCGGACTTCAGCCACCTG GGAGTGAAGCTCAATCAGGAGGAGTCGCAGATGAAGGCTTTCTTTCAACTTTCTATCGCATAGAGAGAAATTTGAGACATTCCCTTAAACCAGTGTATGAAACTCTATTTGAGAGACTTAACACGCACCCTGAAGGGCTGAAGTTTTTGACCATCATCCGGGCTGATATATTATCCATTCTCAC AGAAGGAAATATTGCTTCATTGCGAGCATTGGATTCTTATCTGAAGGAGAAGCTTACAACTTGGCTTAGTCCTGCTGCTTTAGAGCTCCATCAGATTACATGGGATGATCCTGCTTCTTTGCTAGAGAAAATAGTATTTTATGAG GCAGTGCATCCAATCAGTAATCTTATTGATCTTAAGAGAAGACTGGGAGTTGGTCGTCGTTGTTTCGGATATTTTCATTCAGCCATACCTC GTGAACCTCTTATTTTTATTGAAGTTGCACTTTTGAAGAATATAGCAGAGACAATACAG GAAGTTTTGTGGGATAATCCTCCAATTGCTGAAAGTGAGGCAACTTGTGCATTATTTTACTCGATATCATCAACTCAG CCTGGCTTGGCCGGAATCAACCTAGGAAAGTTTCTTATCAAACGTGTTATAACGTTGGTGAAAATAGATATGCCACATATCTCT GTGTTTGCTACGCTTAGCCCTATCCCGGGATTCATGCAATGGCTTCTTTCCAAGTTGGCATCTCAATCGAAACTTGCCAAAGCCGAGGACATATCACTCTCACCTGCTGATAGATCCGGATTAACTTTTTATGAGAATATACTTGAACCAGAAGAAGAAAGAGCACTAATAGACTCATCGGG GGATCTTGCTTCTGGAAAAAGTGGCATGGAAATAATGTTGAACTTGCTAACGCCGACAACTCATGAGTGGACTAATTCAGATAAACTGCTTTCAGCATTAAAACCGCCTCTAATGCGACTATGTGCCAG GTACCTTCTGcaagagaaaaagagaggaaaagctCTAGATTCTGTTGCAAACTTCCATTTGCAGAACGGAGCG ATGGTTCAAAGAATAAACTGGATGGCTGACCAATCGGAAAAAGGCTTAAATCAAAGTGCTGGTATCATGGTGAACTATGTCTACAG GCCCGAGAATATTGAGGAATATGCTCAGTTATATTTCAGCAAAGGACATATCCACTCTTCCTATGATGTGAAACGTTACATTCAG CCGGTATTGGAAAACGAATCCAAGGATAGCTTATTATGA
- the LOC107935393 gene encoding protein STRUBBELIG-RECEPTOR FAMILY 8 isoform X2, with translation MGYLLNDLMSLKTLDLSNNNIHDTIPYQLPPNLTSLNVAGNNLSGSLPYSISTMVTLTYLNVSYNSLSPSVGDVFANLTNLGTLDLSFNNFSGDLPVSFSSLTNLSALYMQNNQFSGSLNVLSGLPLNTLNVANNNLSGWIPQELFSLLTFICDGNSFANGPAPLPLPYSPPPPGRSRHKHKIRPGTRKSPDSDAQSSDSDKGPSAGQIVGIVLGSLLLLVLVLLAAVFCIHKNKQKVSGARASKGSFSAGSNDGHTEMQEQRVKSVAAVIDLKPPPAEKVTTVDRISKNGSLNRMKSPITATSYTVAALQTATNSFSQEYLIGEGSLGRVYKAEFPNGKAMAIKKIDNAALSLQEEDNFLEAVSNMSRLRHPNIVTLAGYCAEHGQRLLVYEYVGNGSLHDMLHFSDDGGKTLSWNARVGVALGTARALEYLHEVCLPSVVHRNFKSANILLDDELNPHLSDCGLAALNPNTERQVSTQVVGSFGYSAPEFALSGIYTVKSDVYSFGVVMLELLTGRKPLDSSRVRSEQSLVRWATPQLHDIDALAKMVDPTLNGMYPAKSLSRFADIIALCVQPEPEFRPPMSEVVQALVRLVQRASVVKRRPSDELGFGYKTPDHEAGDFSF, from the exons ATGGGATACTTGCTCAATGATCTTATGTCCTTGAAAACACT TGATTTGAGTAACAACAACATTCATGACACGATTCCATATCAGTTGCCACCGAATCTTACGAGCCT GAATGTTGCAGGTAATAACTTAAGTGGGAGTCTTCCTTATTCCATTTCCACTATGGTTACTCTTACTTACCT GAACGTAAGCTATAATTCACTTTCCCCTTCAGTTGGAGATGTTTTTGCTAATCTTACCAACCTCGGGACCTT GGATCTTTCCTTCAACAATTTTAGTGGGGATCTACCTGTTTCATTTAGCTCATTGACCAATCTTTCGGCGCT GTATATGCAGAACAATCAATTTTCCGGTTCTCTTAATGTTCTCTCGGGTTTACCTTTGAACACTCT AAATGTTGCCAACAACAATTTAAGTGGATGGATTCCTCAAGAACTTTTTTCACTCCTGACTTTTAT ATGCGATGGGAATTCCTTTGCCAATGGACCTGCTCCTCTGCCACTACCATATAGTCCACCTCCACCTGGTAGATCTCGTCATAAACATAAAATTCGACCAGGAACTCGTAAATCCCCCGATTCCGATGCTCAATCATCAGATTCAGATAAGGGACCATCAGCTGGACAAATTGTAGGCATTGTTCTTGGTTCTTTGTTGCTACTTGTCCTTGTACTACTTGCTGCTGTTTTctgtattcataaaaataaacagaAGGTGAGTGGTGCAAGAGCTTCAAAGGGAAGTTTTTCAGCTGGCTCCAATGATG GACATACCGAGATGCAAGAGCAGAGAGTGAAAAGTGTTGCTGCCGTTATAGATTTGAAACCCCCACCAGCAGAAAAGGTGACAACGGTCGATAGGATTTCCAAAAATGGATCTCTAAACAGAATGAAGTCACCGATCACTGCTACATCATATACCGTCGCAGCTTTACAAACAGCAACAAATAGTTTCAGTCAAGAATACCTTATCGGCGAAGGTTCCCTTGGTCGTGTTTACAAGGCCGAGTTTCCAAACGGAAAG GCAATGGctattaaaaaaatagacaatGCTGCATTATCATTACAAGAGGAAGACAATTTTCTAGAAGCTGTCTCCAATATGTCACGTTTGAGACATCCTAATATAGTTACATTGGCCGGATACTGTGCCGAGCATGGACAGCGTCTTTTGGTATATGAATATGTAGGCAACGGTAGCCTTCATGATATGCTGCACTTTTCTGATGATGGTGGCAAGACATTAAGCTGGAATGCACGTGTCGGAGTAGCGCTCGGCACTGCTCGGGCTTTAGA GTACTTGCATGAAGTTTGCTTGCCTTCAGTTGTACATAGAAATTTCAAGTCGGCAAACATTTTACTTGACGATGAACTCAATCCGCACTTGTCCGACTGTGGCTTAGCTGCTCTTAATCCAAATACCGAGCGGCAGGTTTCAACACAGGTGGTTGGTTCATTTGGTTATAGTGCTCCCGAGTTTGCATTGTCGGGAATATATACCGTAAAGAGTGATGTGTATAGCTTCGGGGTGGTGATGTTGGAGCTGCTAACTGGTCGGAAACCACTAGACAG TTCAAGGGTGAGATCAGAACAATCACTTGTCCGTTGGGCCACTCCACAACTACACGATATCGATGCCCTTGCGAAAATGGTTGATCCTACACTCAATGGCATGTATCCTGCAAAATCTCTGTCGCGTTTTGCCGACATCATCGCTCTATGTGTTCAG CCGGAACCCGAGTTTCGACCTCCCATGTCTGAGGTCGTGCAAGCGTTAGTGAGGTTAGTACAAAGGGCAAGTGTTGTGAAACGGCGACCAAGCGATGAATTGGGATTCGGGTATAAGACTCCAGATCATGAGGCGGGGGACTTTTCGTTTTAA
- the LOC107935395 gene encoding homeobox protein SBH1 — MEGGSNSTSCMLAFGHNNNTCNGPCHVSMMPSMSSHHHHHHHMDSNNPLFLPLPPTNNQDPNHNSTSGSPSMILNNTGCYFMENNNNDDDGSSSSSMKAKIMSHPHYHRLLAAYVNCQKVGAPPEVVARLEEACATAATVGGTSSTSYMGEDPALDQFMEAYCEMLIKYEQELSKPFKEAMVFLQRIECQFKALTVSSSNSAYGTETFERNGSSEEETDVNNKSFIDPLAEDRELKDKLLQRYSGYLFSLKQEFMKKRKKGKLPKEARQQLLDWWSRHYKWPYPSESQKLALAESTGLDQKQINNWFINQRKRHWKPSEDMQFVVMDGTHNPHYFMDNVIGNPFPMDLSPTFL; from the exons aTGGAAGGTGGTTCCAATAGCACTTCTTGCATGTTGGCTTTTGGACACAACAATAATACTTGCAATGGACCATGTCATGTGTCTATGATGCCATCCATGTCttcccatcatcatcatcatcatcatatggACTCGAATAATCCTTTATTTCTTCCTTTACCTCCCACCAACAATCAAGACCCGAACCATAATAGCACCAGCGGTTCACCCTCTATGATCCTCAACAATACAGGGTGTTATTTCATGGAgaacaataataatgatgatgatggcAGCTCTTCTTCTTCTATGAAAGCCAAGATCATGTCTCACCCTCACTATCACCGTCTGTTGGCCGCTTATGTCAATTGCCAAAAG GTTGGAGCACCGCCTGAAGTGGTGGCGAGATTGGAAGAAGCATGCGCGACTGCTGCCACCGTGGGGGGTACTAGTAGCACCAGTTACATGGGTGAAGATCCAGCACTTGATCAGTTCATGGAAGCTTACTGTGAGATGCTGATTAAATATGAACAAGAGCTGTCTAAACCATTCAAGGAAGCCATGGTTTTCCTCCAAAGGATCGAGTGTCAATTCAAAGCCCTCACagtttcatcttcaaattctg CTTATGGTACTGAAACTTTTGAAAGGAATGGATCATCTGAAGAAGAAACTGATGTAAACAACAAAAGTTTCATCGATCCCCTCGCGGAAGATCGAGAACTTAAAGATAAACTTTTACAGAGATACAGCGGATATTTATTCAGCTTAAAGCAAGAGTTTatgaaaaaaaggaagaaaggtAAGCTACCTAAGGAAGCCAGGCAACAATTATTGGATTGGTGGAGTAGACATTACAAATGGCCATACCCTTCG GAGTCGCAAAAGCTTGCCCTGGCGGAATCAACCGGTTTGGATCAGAAACAAATCAACAACTGGTTCATTAACCAAAGGAAAAGACATTGGAAACCATCTGAAGATATGCAGTTTGTGGTAATGGATGGTACACATAATCCACACTATTTTATGGATAATGTTATAGGCAATCCATTTCCAATGGATCTTTCCCCTACATTTCTCTAA
- the LOC107935393 gene encoding protein STRUBBELIG-RECEPTOR FAMILY 8 isoform X1, protein MKLPIMGFINKAFSLSMTHLFLTELILLGLMISVFIPAQCFTDATDVQALQVLYTSLNSPTELTNWNSDGNDPCEEPWKGVACEGSAVVSIDVSGLGLSGTMGYLLNDLMSLKTLDLSNNNIHDTIPYQLPPNLTSLNVAGNNLSGSLPYSISTMVTLTYLNVSYNSLSPSVGDVFANLTNLGTLDLSFNNFSGDLPVSFSSLTNLSALYMQNNQFSGSLNVLSGLPLNTLNVANNNLSGWIPQELFSLLTFICDGNSFANGPAPLPLPYSPPPPGRSRHKHKIRPGTRKSPDSDAQSSDSDKGPSAGQIVGIVLGSLLLLVLVLLAAVFCIHKNKQKVSGARASKGSFSAGSNDGHTEMQEQRVKSVAAVIDLKPPPAEKVTTVDRISKNGSLNRMKSPITATSYTVAALQTATNSFSQEYLIGEGSLGRVYKAEFPNGKAMAIKKIDNAALSLQEEDNFLEAVSNMSRLRHPNIVTLAGYCAEHGQRLLVYEYVGNGSLHDMLHFSDDGGKTLSWNARVGVALGTARALEYLHEVCLPSVVHRNFKSANILLDDELNPHLSDCGLAALNPNTERQVSTQVVGSFGYSAPEFALSGIYTVKSDVYSFGVVMLELLTGRKPLDSSRVRSEQSLVRWATPQLHDIDALAKMVDPTLNGMYPAKSLSRFADIIALCVQPEPEFRPPMSEVVQALVRLVQRASVVKRRPSDELGFGYKTPDHEAGDFSF, encoded by the exons ATGAAGCTACCGATAATGGGTTTTATTAACAAAGCTTTTTCTCTTTCCATGACTCATTTGTTTCTTACTGAGTTAATCTTACTCGGTTTGATGATTTCTGTTTTCATTCCAGCTCAATGCTTCACTGATGCTACCGatg TTCAAGCTCTTCAGGTTTTATACACTTCATTGAACAGTCCTACAGAGTTAACAAATTGGAATAGTGATGGTAATGATCCATGTGAAGAACCATGGAAAGGGGTTGCCTGTGAAGGCTCAGCTGTTGTTTCCAT TGATGTTTCTGGACTAGGACTTTCTGGAACTATGGGATACTTGCTCAATGATCTTATGTCCTTGAAAACACT TGATTTGAGTAACAACAACATTCATGACACGATTCCATATCAGTTGCCACCGAATCTTACGAGCCT GAATGTTGCAGGTAATAACTTAAGTGGGAGTCTTCCTTATTCCATTTCCACTATGGTTACTCTTACTTACCT GAACGTAAGCTATAATTCACTTTCCCCTTCAGTTGGAGATGTTTTTGCTAATCTTACCAACCTCGGGACCTT GGATCTTTCCTTCAACAATTTTAGTGGGGATCTACCTGTTTCATTTAGCTCATTGACCAATCTTTCGGCGCT GTATATGCAGAACAATCAATTTTCCGGTTCTCTTAATGTTCTCTCGGGTTTACCTTTGAACACTCT AAATGTTGCCAACAACAATTTAAGTGGATGGATTCCTCAAGAACTTTTTTCACTCCTGACTTTTAT ATGCGATGGGAATTCCTTTGCCAATGGACCTGCTCCTCTGCCACTACCATATAGTCCACCTCCACCTGGTAGATCTCGTCATAAACATAAAATTCGACCAGGAACTCGTAAATCCCCCGATTCCGATGCTCAATCATCAGATTCAGATAAGGGACCATCAGCTGGACAAATTGTAGGCATTGTTCTTGGTTCTTTGTTGCTACTTGTCCTTGTACTACTTGCTGCTGTTTTctgtattcataaaaataaacagaAGGTGAGTGGTGCAAGAGCTTCAAAGGGAAGTTTTTCAGCTGGCTCCAATGATG GACATACCGAGATGCAAGAGCAGAGAGTGAAAAGTGTTGCTGCCGTTATAGATTTGAAACCCCCACCAGCAGAAAAGGTGACAACGGTCGATAGGATTTCCAAAAATGGATCTCTAAACAGAATGAAGTCACCGATCACTGCTACATCATATACCGTCGCAGCTTTACAAACAGCAACAAATAGTTTCAGTCAAGAATACCTTATCGGCGAAGGTTCCCTTGGTCGTGTTTACAAGGCCGAGTTTCCAAACGGAAAG GCAATGGctattaaaaaaatagacaatGCTGCATTATCATTACAAGAGGAAGACAATTTTCTAGAAGCTGTCTCCAATATGTCACGTTTGAGACATCCTAATATAGTTACATTGGCCGGATACTGTGCCGAGCATGGACAGCGTCTTTTGGTATATGAATATGTAGGCAACGGTAGCCTTCATGATATGCTGCACTTTTCTGATGATGGTGGCAAGACATTAAGCTGGAATGCACGTGTCGGAGTAGCGCTCGGCACTGCTCGGGCTTTAGA GTACTTGCATGAAGTTTGCTTGCCTTCAGTTGTACATAGAAATTTCAAGTCGGCAAACATTTTACTTGACGATGAACTCAATCCGCACTTGTCCGACTGTGGCTTAGCTGCTCTTAATCCAAATACCGAGCGGCAGGTTTCAACACAGGTGGTTGGTTCATTTGGTTATAGTGCTCCCGAGTTTGCATTGTCGGGAATATATACCGTAAAGAGTGATGTGTATAGCTTCGGGGTGGTGATGTTGGAGCTGCTAACTGGTCGGAAACCACTAGACAG TTCAAGGGTGAGATCAGAACAATCACTTGTCCGTTGGGCCACTCCACAACTACACGATATCGATGCCCTTGCGAAAATGGTTGATCCTACACTCAATGGCATGTATCCTGCAAAATCTCTGTCGCGTTTTGCCGACATCATCGCTCTATGTGTTCAG CCGGAACCCGAGTTTCGACCTCCCATGTCTGAGGTCGTGCAAGCGTTAGTGAGGTTAGTACAAAGGGCAAGTGTTGTGAAACGGCGACCAAGCGATGAATTGGGATTCGGGTATAAGACTCCAGATCATGAGGCGGGGGACTTTTCGTTTTAA